A DNA window from Pseudorasbora parva isolate DD20220531a chromosome 5, ASM2467924v1, whole genome shotgun sequence contains the following coding sequences:
- the LOC137076031 gene encoding BEN domain-containing protein 6-like isoform X2, which yields MAFAIYYFKDKSVEVGKIDWMSTEDQKNCSKIITQCPTLEEEDGWMSVKWEKGRKKKNCPALFPAKVLMFGDNYRDLCQKREQFIKGEDIWKQTLRRKTKPNSWLMEDVEEEENEQPKKQSTIENESSSDEDILARNWSKVQQQMKELKRENKRLKEDFKQILDAMRELPTQLKEVIGQITVTAPHASTSATASTSVDSASVSPQVLSDDMVFLMPGCNVKVPKRKLNSLWMANPSVYTGDLAALVYGRETLSHSSLTGRQSGAHKDVESKPQLDSTKLDAIFDHALSKFPDITMQDVRRIIRKKCNNESYIKQATAKKAI from the exons ATGGCATTTGCAATTTATTATTTCAAGGATAAGAGCGTGGAAGTTGGTAAAATTGACTGGATGAGTACTGAAGACCAGAAAAATTGTTCAAAAATTATAACACAATGTCCCACACTCGAGgaggaagatggatggatgagtgtgAAGTGGGAAAAaggcagaaaaaagaaaaattgtcCAGCCCTTTTCCCTGCAAAGGTTTTAATGTTTGGTG ACAACTACAGGGATCTCTGCCAGAAAAGGGAGCAATTCATAAAGGGTGAAGACATCTGGAAACAAACACTCAGGAGGAAGACAAAGCCAAACAGTTGGTTGATGGAGGATGTAGAAGAAGAGGAGAATGAACAGCCAAAAAAACAG TCAACTATTGAAAATGAGTCATCATCAGATGAGGACATACTTGCCAGGAACTGGAGTAAGGTACAACAGCAAATGAAGGAACTTAAAAGAGAAAACAAGAGGCTAAAAGAAGACTTTAAACAGATACTTGATGCCATGAGAG AGCTTCCCACGCAGTTGAAAGAAGTGATTGGACAAATAACAGTTACCGCACCTCATGCATCCACCTCTGCAACAGCTTCAACATCAGTAGACTCTGCATCTGTTTCTCCTCAAGTGTTGTCTGATGATATG GTGTTTCTCATGCCAGGATGTAATGTCAAGGTCCCCAAGCGAAAGCTTAACTCTCTGTGGATGGCAAATCCGTCAGTATACACCGGGGACCTTGCTGCACTTGTCTACGGAAGGGAAACCCTGTCTCATTCCAGCTTGACAGGAAGACAGTCAGGGGCACACAAAGATGTGGAATCAAAGCCACAGCTTGATAGCACAAAACTTGATGCTATATTTG ACCATGCTCTGTCAAAGTTCCCTGACATCACCATGCAAGATGTGAGACGCATcataagaaaaaaatgcaacaaCGAAAGCTATATCAAGCAAGCTACTGCAAAGAAGGCCATCTGA
- the LOC137076031 gene encoding BEN domain-containing protein 6-like isoform X1, whose product MAFAIYYFKDKSVEVGKIDWMSTEDQKNCSKIITQCPTLEEEDGWMSVKWEKGRKKKNCPALFPAKVLMFGDNYRDLCQKREQFIKGEDIWKQTLRRKTKPNSWLMEDVEEEENEQPKKQQKCKKTCTPKEAADQMIENLKKDLMAKQTSLQSTIENESSSDEDILARNWSKVQQQMKELKRENKRLKEDFKQILDAMRELPTQLKEVIGQITVTAPHASTSATASTSVDSASVSPQVLSDDMVFLMPGCNVKVPKRKLNSLWMANPSVYTGDLAALVYGRETLSHSSLTGRQSGAHKDVESKPQLDSTKLDAIFDHALSKFPDITMQDVRRIIRKKCNNESYIKQATAKKAI is encoded by the exons ATGGCATTTGCAATTTATTATTTCAAGGATAAGAGCGTGGAAGTTGGTAAAATTGACTGGATGAGTACTGAAGACCAGAAAAATTGTTCAAAAATTATAACACAATGTCCCACACTCGAGgaggaagatggatggatgagtgtgAAGTGGGAAAAaggcagaaaaaagaaaaattgtcCAGCCCTTTTCCCTGCAAAGGTTTTAATGTTTGGTG ACAACTACAGGGATCTCTGCCAGAAAAGGGAGCAATTCATAAAGGGTGAAGACATCTGGAAACAAACACTCAGGAGGAAGACAAAGCCAAACAGTTGGTTGATGGAGGATGTAGAAGAAGAGGAGAATGAACAGCCAAAAAAACAG CAAAAGTGTAAAAAGACATGTACCCCAAAAGAGGCAGCTGACCAAATGATTGAAAACCTGAAAAAGGACCTTATGGCAAAGCAAACTTCTTTACAG TCAACTATTGAAAATGAGTCATCATCAGATGAGGACATACTTGCCAGGAACTGGAGTAAGGTACAACAGCAAATGAAGGAACTTAAAAGAGAAAACAAGAGGCTAAAAGAAGACTTTAAACAGATACTTGATGCCATGAGAG AGCTTCCCACGCAGTTGAAAGAAGTGATTGGACAAATAACAGTTACCGCACCTCATGCATCCACCTCTGCAACAGCTTCAACATCAGTAGACTCTGCATCTGTTTCTCCTCAAGTGTTGTCTGATGATATG GTGTTTCTCATGCCAGGATGTAATGTCAAGGTCCCCAAGCGAAAGCTTAACTCTCTGTGGATGGCAAATCCGTCAGTATACACCGGGGACCTTGCTGCACTTGTCTACGGAAGGGAAACCCTGTCTCATTCCAGCTTGACAGGAAGACAGTCAGGGGCACACAAAGATGTGGAATCAAAGCCACAGCTTGATAGCACAAAACTTGATGCTATATTTG ACCATGCTCTGTCAAAGTTCCCTGACATCACCATGCAAGATGTGAGACGCATcataagaaaaaaatgcaacaaCGAAAGCTATATCAAGCAAGCTACTGCAAAGAAGGCCATCTGA